One window of the Xiphophorus hellerii strain 12219 chromosome 15, Xiphophorus_hellerii-4.1, whole genome shotgun sequence genome contains the following:
- the ankrd6b gene encoding ankyrin repeat domain-containing protein 6b isoform X2: protein MSQQDAAEVLALSERLLIASHKGQADNVVQLINKGAKVAVTKYGRSPLHLAAHKGHLEVVRILLKAGCDLDIQDDGEQTALHRAAVVGNADIISALIQEGCALERQDKDGNTALHEVSWHGFSQCVKLLVKAGANVHGKNKAGNTALHLACQNGHTQSSKVLLLGGSRPDSQNHAGDTCLHVAARYNHVAMLRILLGAFCSVSEKNMVGDTPLHVAAALNHKKTVRVLLEAGADSHIQNNAGQTALDQARDHNNPEVALLLTKAPQVQSFMRGRTVRKRREKLKAERRARSVPRDEMLSCNDSASAADGTQSSDPAAPLAEANSRREKARKQKEKPSLSEPLRRREIRRKNKTHGASPYGSIPPHNYKAYQLYTLYRGKDGKIMQAPLNGCRCDPLLSKLENQLEATKEEMKTEIHAMEDLVNKKMGQLDRKSKHQIRALDKMTVERVSAEKSECVQRMEHWALQERLEAEKRQTSLATELKSWCLSKLQNMEVRFMGDSGTKLQRSSSLADDLCEADGASSTVQPAELGCSSPLPQPSWAEASKVEGGSASHYFVVHAENSPDGEKEHKTEAAAPSSVQVVRPKERSADTQRKKQNLQRAGLADPKAAGRPRHRASSLSPATGRRCSSRDAERGRVRVRQREKHAGGRTRSRGDTGVRTMELLRDPSGGPTFAQERDSMHAVEVTQYFFEAVSTQMERWYERKVQEARWQANQRAQADKAALVQRIAHLEEELRVLRTSRHDDY from the exons GGGGAGCAGACAGCCTTACACCGTGCTGCCGTGGTGGGAAACGCTGACATTATCAGCGCACTCATCCAGGAAGGGTGTGCACTGGAGAGACAGGATAAG GATGGCAACACCGCTCTTCACGAGGTTTCCTGGCATGGATTCAGTCAGTGTGTGAAACTGCTGGTGAAGGCTGGAGCCAACGTTCATGGCAAAAATAAG GCTGGGAACACAGCTCTCCACCTGGCCTGTCAGAACGGTCACACCCAGAGCTCCAAGGTTCTGCTGCTCGGTGGATCCCGACCTGACAGCCAAAACCAT GCAGGCGACACCTGTCTGCATGTGGCAGCTCGGTATAATCACGTGGCTATGCTGCGCATCCTGCTGGGAGCCTTTTGTTCAGTGTCAGAGAAGAACATG GTTGGAGACACACCACTCCATGTAGCAGCTGCCCTGAACCACAAGAAGACTGTTCGTGTGTTACTGGAGGCTGGAGCAGACAGTCATATTCAAAACAAT GCAGGTCAGACTGCTTTGGACCAGGCCAGAGATCACAACAACCCAGAGGTGGCTCTGCTTCTAACCAAGGCTCCCCAG GTACAGAGCTTCATGCGCGGCAGGACTGtgagaaagagaagagagaagCTGAAAGCAGAACGCCGAGCGCGGTCGGTGCCCAGAGATGAGATGCTGAGCTGTAAT GACAGTGCATCTGCTGCAGACGGCACCCAGAGCAGCGACCCAGCAGCTCCACTGGCAGAGGCAAACAGCAGACGAGAGAAGGCcaggaagcagaaagaaaag CCATCTTTGTCCGAACCTCTGCGCCGCAGAGAgatcaggaggaaaaacaaaacacatggagCCTCCCCTTATGGATCCATTCCACCTCACAACTATAAAGCTTATCAGCTCTACACACTCTACAGGGGCAAGGATGGCAAAATCATGCAA GCTCCATTGAATGGCTGCCGCTGTGACCCACTGCTCAGTAAACTGGAGAACCAGCTGGAGGCCACCAAGGAGGAGATGAAGACAGAGATCCACGCCATGGAAGACCTGGTCAACAAAAAGATGGGTCAGCTGGACCGCAAGAGCAAACACCAG ATCCGAGCTCTGGATAAGATGACAGTGGAAAgagtttctgcagaaaagagTGAGTGTGTGCAGAGGATGGAGCACTGGGCTCTGCAGGAGCGACTGGAAGCAGAGAAGAGACAG ACGTCTCTGGCTACTGAGCTGAAGAGCTGGTGTCTGTCCAAACTACAGAACATGGAGGTCCGCTTCATGGGAGACTCTGGCACCAAGCTGCAGCGCTCCTCCTCTCTGGCTGATGATCTGTGTGAAGCTGATGGCGCCAGCAGCACCGTGCAGCCTGCTGAGCTGGGCTGCAGCTCCCCGCTCCCACAGCCCAGCTGGGCTGAAGCCAGTAAGGTGGAGGGCGGCTCGGCCAGCCACTACTTTGTGGTTCATGCGGAGAACTCTCCAG ATGGTGAGAAGGAGCATAAGACAGAGGCTGCAGCACCGTCATCTGTCCAGGTGGTCCGGCCTAAGGAGCGCTCTGCAGACACTcagaggaaaaaacagaacctgcagagagcgGGCCTGGCGGACCCAAAGGCTGCTGGCAGACCGAGGCACAGAGCCAGCAGCCTGTCTCCGGCCACAGGGCggcgctgcagcagcagagatgcaGAGAGAGGCCGAGTCAGAGTCAGGCAGCGTGAAAAGCATGCAGGCGGCAGGACCAGGTCAAGGGGAGATACGGGGGTCCGGACTATGGAACTGCTCAGAGACCCCTCTGGTGGGCCGACCTTTGCCCAGGAGAGGGACAGCATGCACGCTGTGGAGGTGACCCAGTACTTCTTTGAGGCCGTGTCCACCCAGATGGAGCGCTGGTATGAGAGGAAGGTGCAGGAGGCTCGCTGGCAGGCCAACCAGAGGGCTCAGGCCGACAAGGCTGCTCTGGTCCAGAGGATCgctcacctggaggaggagCTCCGTGTTCTGAGGACAAGTCGCCATGACGACTACTAA